From the genome of Medicago truncatula cultivar Jemalong A17 chromosome 2, MtrunA17r5.0-ANR, whole genome shotgun sequence:
GTTAactttgatgaagaagaagaagaaaacattgTTGTGATTGCAGTGAATCAGTGAGTGacccaaaatcaatttgaaattgaaatgagtTAGTTTTTTCGGTAAAAATATGTTCGATCTGTTAaactgttttttgaaaaaaaacaattatactaaattttatttatcaaagaaataaattttaattttgttaatgaaattatattttgatgtaaaaaaaacaatgattaaGATATGAGATCTTTTTCAGTTTAATTAGATGTTGTAGATTCGAATTCAGTTATGAAAATGTATCAATGTTAAATCTTTTGAAGAAGAGTTTTATCATTCATTACGATTCTATTTGACTCGAGGAATCATATCTACAATTGCATTTGGAGGATGCTCACACTCAAccttaacaacaaaaaaaatatatagaagagTAAGAAAAGTCTCCTCACAGTTACCGGAGATGGAAAGGAAGGGATTTGTTTTTAATCTCCTGCTAAATTTAGAGCACTAGCAGCACATAGATAGTTATATATAACTAATAGTATATACCATGacatataaattgtttgtttgataCCATAAACCAATTAATTATATCTTAAATTCAATAGGATTCAAGAATCATTcttaaaaatctttaaaaaataaagagttGTCTTGTAACGATTTGATTAATATACACGTAATTCGACCCCCTCACCCTATCTATCCCCTTTTTAATCTCTATTTTTTGGCATTTCTTTCTTATATTCCATAATAGAATCTatcaaaatttgtatattttttaatatcaagACATTTTATAAGCTGTGAATACCAATATATTTCGTTGCTTTGAAAATATCTTTTTTGGATTGGCTTAACTGAATacaacaatatttatttatattttgtaaaagaTTCGAATACCAAAatcttttttatcattataaAGTCATTTAAAATTCCTTAAATTCTAAATCCAATACACTCTCTTTAGTATGGAATGCATGCAAGTACCATCCACCACCTCACCCGAACAAAGTTTCGCCATTGCTCCGCCATCAGCAACCTACTCCGACCACCACTGAGGTCTTACTTTGGATCGTGTCGTAAACAACTAAGAAAACGACAACTTAGCAAGGATTTCAACAGAAACAACATGAGAATCTATACACATTCTTAGTTATCCAAATCGTGCAACAATAAAGTTGCAATGGTACACTTCTCGTCCATGAATCCATGAAGGAGAAGAGAAAAGAAGGTAGATGGGAAAGAGAAATAGAGGGAGGAGGAGGGGGTTAGATGAATTATTTAgaaaaaatgaactttttacTATTGACTTTTTACCAATAGTCCCCACAAGAGCAAGTTCCATTTCTGAAATGATGGAATCTTCTAACATCTCTAAGAATGATTTCCCTATCCACAATCTTTGATATGAATTTAGTGGCAACATGACAGTCATTGCAGACCCTAAGATTTTTAGCAACTCTAATGGTAGTACCAGGAGAAGTATTTAAAAGGCCAAAAGCTATTGCCAATCTCTCACTATGCCCACAAAGCATAGTTTCTTTCTCTTCCTCGCCGACATTGTGAAGTACACAAGAAGTATCAGGTACATATCCCTCTTTTTTCATTCTTAATGACAGAGTTTCAAGATATTCATGGACCTCTTTACTTTGTGGATGTGAAACATCCCCTGCCAAAAACTTGTGAACCTCATCGCCATGTTCAATCCAACTACATCCAGGTTCTTTTCTTACTCccttttccttcattttcttcctAACATCGATTGCTTGGTCCCATAGTCCAGCTGAAGAGTAAATGTTAGACAGTAGAACATAATAGCTAGCCACATTTGGGTCCAAGACAAATAGGTTCTTTGCTGCAATTTCACCAATTTCTAAATTTTGGTGGATCTTGCAGGCACCAAGCAAGCTGCTCCATGCATCTACTTTCTTCATATTGGATGGCATTGTCTTGATAAGATTATAGGCCTCTTCGATCTGGCCTGATCGGCCAAGCAAGTCCACAAGACAAGCATAATGGTCGGATGTGGGTTCAATCCCATGTTTAGCTTTCATTGTATAGAATAAATTAAGGCCTTCATCAACCATACCAGAGTGACTAAGAGAAGCAAAAATAGCAATATAAGTTACTTCATTAGGCCTTATTTCCCTATTGTTGTCTCCTTCTTCCACCATTCTTCTAAAAAGCTTCAAAGCCTCTTCCCCTTTCCCATGCATCCCATAAGCCATGATAAGAACATTCCAAGTAATAACATTTCTTACAGACATTTGCTCAAATACTGTCCTAGATAAGTTCAAGCAACCACATTTTGCATACATGTCAACTAGTGCACTTCCAACAGCAACATCCTTTGATAGCATTTGTTTAACAGCATAAGCATGAATTTCCTTACCTTTTCCAAGTGCTGCCAAAGCGGCACAGCCAGGAAGCACAGTCATTAGAGTCACAGAATTCGGCTTAAGGGGAAAGTTTTTGTTATCCTCATAATCATCAAATGTGTTAATCCTGTGTTCTGCTTGACCTCTCTGCATGTCATGCAGAAGATTAAGTGCATCATCGTGGCGACCACAAACAACATAACCAGTAATCATTGTGTTCCAAGAAACTATATCTTTCCTATTCATGCTTCCAAATATACTCCTTGCAATCTCTATCCTTCCCATTCTGGAATACATGTCCATTAGTGCATTTTGCACATACTTATCCTTCTCAAAACCCCATTTCACTACACAACTATGGATCCCTTCTTTGTCCAAAAACGATTCGCACCGCACACAAGCAGGCAAAACACTCGATAAAGTCACGGAATTCGGACTCAAACCCAACTCAAAAACCATCTCAACAAAAAGCTCAATAGCCTCATAATCAAACTCATTGCGCACATAACCAGCAATCATAGCATTCCAAACTGCAATTGTCCTCCTAAACATCCCATCAAAAACCAACCTACCCTTTTCAGGTTGCTTACAATTACAGTACATGTCAACCAAAGCACAACCAACAAAAGAATTCTCAATCAAATCATTGTTCATCAATACAAAAGCATGTATCTCTTTTCCACAACCCAACATCTCTAAATGAGAACATGCAGGCAAAACACTAGCTAAGGTAACACCATTCGGCCTAACACCACTTTGAAGCATAACATGTAAATACAACAAAGCTTCCTCAAACCTATCATTTTGAGAAAGTGAACTAATAATTGTGTTCCATGAAACCAAATCTTTGTCATCAAACACATCAAACAAAGTCTTAGCTTCATAAACTCTACCTAACTTAGCATACATTGTAACCAAAGCATTGTTAGTAAAAGTTCTCCAATCACCATTCCTCAACACAAAAGCATGAACTTGCTTCCCAAGTAACAACCCATTAATTAGATTTGAACAAGCATGAGCTACACTAACCAATGTAAACGAAGTAGGTCCCACATTCTCCAACAACATTAACCGGAAAAGATGAACTGCCAGCTCCCATTCCTCAAACCGACATGCTGCGTTGATCATGGAGTTCCATGAGACATCATCACGGTTGGTTATTTCATCAAACACACGGCGTGCAGCGTCGATATCACCGCATTTACCGTACATGTTAACGAGGGAGTTAGGGACAGCAGTAGGGAGAGCTTGTCCGAATTTGAAGACATGGGCATGGAGTTGTTTGCCGAGGTTAAGGTCTTGGATGCCGGCGGTTGCTTTGAGGACGGCGGGGAAAGCGAAATTGTCAGGAGGGACGCCGGCGGTGACCATGTTGGTGTATGTGGAGATGGCCTGGTGGAAGGTGGAGGAGGATTGGGTTTGGGAGCGAAGGTGACTGACCCATTCGGAAGGTAAACGTGGTTCTGCGGcgacggtggtggtggtggtggtggtggtggtgatggcgGAGGAAGAGGTGGGTGGAGAATGGTGTTTATTGGGGGTGTGGATAGAAGATGGATAAGGGAGGAGTAGTGGTTGAGTGAAAGAGGACATGTCAACGACCATTCAAACCAACAATCTTTATTTGATAACATTATAGTTATGTTCTCTATATCAACAACCAACTATATTTAcatgaaaatattttagattatttaatttgtgttagATCATCTTTTTTATCATATGGGTAGTAATGAGTTAGATTCATGTGAGAAGAAATTTTGATGTCTTAATTAAGATGTTAGAGATTCGATCATACTATTGTTAATAGAGGAACATGGAGAAAATTTATGTTGCATCTCATATGTTTTTTGACACGTACTAAATTACCGATAACTTGCTAACTAAAAAAACGTTGTTTTTAATAAGATATGTTATTAATCAACTAGTGTCTTTAAAAAGAGATAAATGTAAATACTTTTTGACCATAAAGTCTTCTCTATCTTTGATTGAGACATCATCCCTTCACCTTAAAAttatattagaaagaaaaaagattaacTTATATAATAAGTGAGTTgaccaaacaaaaatcaaaatcaaatttcactTAAAAATGAGCTAAAATATTCGATCACCAAGTCATAAACATCCTTTAAGTTGAACACACCAcggctaaaaataaaaagaaaaagtttttcaTATGAGATTTGagacatactccctccgtcttaaattataagcaaaaaaaattcattttctttgtctcaaaatataagcaaaaaagatcaatttttatattatttcaagaaaatcatcttttccaaagtaaaattaaatgcaaattgcattcaatttgttctcctttCTATTCTCTCCATAATCATTAACCAATAAGAATTGTTTATACATCTTTCTATGAAATTTATTCcaagaagaacacaaaaaatcataCCTCaaactactctgtttttgttttcttaataagtgtgattttatgtttttttgcttataaattggGACGGAGTGAGTATCTAAAAGAGTAATGAGACACACTTGTTAATATGAGTCATATTTGTATATGATTTTCAAATGTGACATCATTCTTCAATTCTCAAATAGCTGATAATTGTATGACAAGTAACCGAGCATACAAAATCTTACCATAGAAAAACAAACCACCAAATTATAATGCATGATTTACCCTTGATTTCTCGATGCACAAGAAATGTCTACAAAGAAGTCATTAGTGGCGTGCATTCAAGAAACCAAGATGAAGGTGGTGGATCATTCTATTTGTGAAATACTTTGGAggtagaaagagtttttttctttttcttttataggtTCTACAAGTATATGGGGTTTACTTACATTGTGGGATTGCAATTCTATGGATATCTTGATCTCTGCCATGGTGAATCATGTCTTAATTTTGGAGGGTTTTTGATATTGAAGTCAAAAGcaaattatgttttgtttgcttccaTATATTCTATTCTTATATTCAATCTTTTTATATGCGACGTTTTgcactataaaaaaataaaaaaattgttctttgttCCACAAATACCACTATAGGATTCCCTGCTGTAACAACAGGGTGCTGTAATCAATGACAACCATCCGATCATAATTTGATAGTTATGATTGTTTTAACTAAAAACATACAGTTTTAATCTCAACCGTTCGATCTGAGATGAACGGCTGAGATCGAAAACTACGTGAAATTGCGTGTTGTTATTACAGCAGCAAAACCTGATTTCATAAATAGGGGTTTTATCAATATCTTCacaaaaactaaatattttcaattgagagtttttttttttttttgtcaagtagcctattcgctagagctcacacaattaaattatgaagaagtggagtgtccggggttcgaaccccgacccctgcatataaaatacaATATCCCTTCAAACTATTTTAGGGCATTGAATAAAATCGTGTATCTGAGATACATTAATTAAAGTAATTTGTCTGCCCATGCAATAGTTTCAATGTGTTGTTTTTTGTCATCATATTTAACAATATCACTTGACTATAGATACtttaataacaatattttaatattcATTAGGGTATTACACAATCAATCAAGCTAACTTAATGTTCACTTGAGAGAACTATTTGTTCTAAAGGCTTTATCATGTTATGTTATGTAATGAAAATCATAATACTAAAGCAAATCCAATGAACATGGATATATACAACAAGAGCATACTGTAACACCATTCTATATGAACTTTGAAATACTTGCTACGTAAAATACCCAAACGACAGTTTTGAGTGGTTTCGAAACCAAAACCACCTACCCAAAAAATAATCAAGGAGTCTGTTTGAAACACttctcaaaaactctttttcagtttttaaaaacttgaaaattaaaaatttttttgctaaactattttttaaaattacagttttcgaaactgttttaaattttttagttttggggactaaaacaaaaacatataaaaggataactattgtgagaagaggatttgtatatttcaaaaactgaaaacaaaaactatttcaattAGTCCCAAAAGGATTCTGATCCATTTTCAACCATTCAAAGCATCCCTATCAACGGATTGTGAGTTGGATGGATCTCGGGTTATGTGATTGGATATATTCGAGTTCATGGTTAAATTAGCATTTTGAGACCAAAATTGCAAGAAAGTGAAAACCGTAATaagtaaagaagaaaaaggCAACTTCAAggataaagaaaatgaatgggATGTGCGATTATATCTTATATCTTATCTCATTGATATATATTGACATGTTAAAAATggataaatattaaatacattcaataattaatgtatctagttGATCCTTATATCTTGTTGGCAAATATCGACAACTATGAGACAATAAGTTATAGTATTAAGGTTCTTCGTAAGGATATTGACATAGAAGACATGTTTTTGATGAAGAACATGAACATAAGATCTAATGATTTTATATGTTTAGAGTGAGTAGattatgaataatttttttctttcttgcgATAAGCCAAAGGATAGGTTATGCATTAAGGTAGTCTAAATAGTGTGATACATCCATCAATATATCCCGCCTACtcacaatattttattaaaaaaaaaaaacattttttacatctttttttttacgtttttacattaatgattttaatttagtacaaaataatattattaataattataattataacaaaaagACGATTTTAACTGTTagtaatattaaaaatacaatgTATGGACCatgtttacaaaataaaatgcaacGAGAGTACTATTTGTAGGCAACATTAGGACAATTTTTGTGAGAATAACCTGTGGCCCGACACATTTTTTTTGTGAGAAATAAttcagttaaaaaaataaagaaaaaaaaaaaaaataccagtAGGATCACTCCATCTTAGTTGAAGCCATGATGAAGGATGgagaaataattttaataaaaaattaaaaactaaaaaagtgcATTGGATGGTGCCATCTGAGATGGAGTCATCCTGAATCGAAGTTAATTGgaaaacttgaaatgaatttgaataagacgagaaagacaaacaacgacgtacaaagacgacgaacaaaatAACGTCGTACTAAGACCATGATATCACAAAagtaaaaactaaataaatgtgaaaatcattaattaaaataaaatagaaagagaaaaatgatttttttttttgagagaatgagaaaaatgatttagaGGGTTGatttatggtaaaaaaaatcccactctctttgataaataaaagagaaaaaaattaaagtttcatTTAACAGCTCGCAAGAGAGAAATTTTAAAGGAGATATATAGATTAGACACACactatactatatataagtgcaaattgaagataaaattattatcttaAGATTCTGTCCCAAATCTGTCTATGTCTCTATTTGAGACAGATTTTAGACAAATTTTAAAGGAGATATAATGTTATTTAACTGAAGTTGCTTTTGTCCCAAATGTATGCGAAAATTTGAGcctacgatttttttttttttttgaaaggaagttATATTGACAGGCTTATCTgaacaaactttttttattgatagacttcaataatttattttttctcaaaaaaaatgtctttattttatttttggtaaataTACGTACATTGATCTATAAATCCTAACTTAACAGACAAATATCGAAATTGCAAAGCTGGATGTCGTGATCCGgattcgaacccgggacctcatattgtgtgtgtgtttaatttcagtggattatctaagacaaaaaaaaaatatacctaCATTGTAATATTATATtagaaaatagtttttaaaaatgatatcaaataatcacacaattaataattttagtaatatACTGTAAATATCTAAAAGCTAACGGTCAAATAAAAAATCCTATTAGTAATCAATGTGCATGCATCTATACAggataatatattttatacataGATGGAATGGCAATAAAgtgacaatattttttacatagATGAAATGCCAATAAAGtgacaacaaataaaaatgccAGCTTGATATTAGTCACACATACATCTAATCCCATATAAAAATCGAACAAAGTATATCATCTTTTACATAGATGGAATGCAAGTGACAACATTTTACTGTTAAAAATGTCAGTTGTATATTAGTCACACATACATCTAATGCCATATAGAAATCGAACAAAGTATATCATCTTTTACATAGATGGAAGTGACAACATTTTACTGATAAAAATGCCAACTGTATATTAGTCACACATACATCTAATGTCATCCAGAAATCAAACAAAGTATATCAAATTTgactatttatacaaaaaaaattaacaagaaaaatcacaaaaaaaaatatatcacaacaaacagttttctttttttcctttaattttcttcattctAGTCAAGACTAACAATCATGACTAGGAAAAAGGTGAAGCTCACCTTCATTGTCAATGACGCTGCTCAGAAAGCAacctataaaaaaagaaagaataatttATTGAAGAAGGTCGATGAACTAAGCACGCTTTGTGGTATTGAAGCATGTGCTATAGTTCAAGGTCCTCATGAACCTCAACCTCATATTTGGCCATCATCATGGGGAGTTCATAGGGTGCTCTCAAAATTCAGGACTATGCCTGAATTagagaagaacaagaaaatGATGAACCAAGAGACATTCATGAGGCAACGGGTTTTGAAGGCTAAGGAGAAAGTGGAAAAACTAAGGAAGGGAAACAGGGAGCAAGAGATGACAATGATCATGTTTCAATGTCTTAATTAATGCTGAAAAAATTATGCACGATGATACGTCAATGATTGATTTGAATGTTCTTGCTTGGTTGATTGATCAAAATTTGAAGGATATTCATAGAAGATTGGAAGAAGTGGATAATAATGGTCATCCAAGTCAAGTCATGACTACTCAAAGTTAAGTTCAACTTCAAATGACGCCACCACCAACAATTTATAGATTAAATATTCTATGGTTGCTTAGGGTTGGTAGGTTTTATGTAATATGTTGTTCCATTTACCAAGTTGGTAGGGGTTTAATGATGTATGATTtgtatggtttttttttcttgagcTACCCAACCTTCCTGTTTGTTTATGCTAAACTTGTTGTtcttgtttgtgtgtgtgttttttttgttttttttcggGGTGGTTTGGTAAAGAGTTCGTGGTGCTTTGTGATTCGTGGAGGGGTGtagtttgtttttggttttggctGTTGTGAGGTTTTGTTTGCTTAGAGTAGCAGCAGTTTGGACCATGGGTGAGCCTCAAGTTTTGGTGCTTATTTAGTTATgttgtgttttctttgttgtttttgggattttttatgagaaaagttataaaattgaaattaaaatatttattttaataattgaagGATGCAATTCAAGTTAACAATATCATCATCGGTAGTTAAAGCAAGATCTTACatacaaattataaaataaatttatttaaacaaactattttgtatccaaaattacaatttgatatattttaaaatcaaaggTTAAATATGTCGATAATACCTGCAGATAGAGCTCGTTtgaattttagtccctgcacttaCTAATCATTCCAAAATTTCCCCGCAATTTCTAATCACTTGAAATTTTGTCCTAATTACTTTTGTTTGCATATGTGGCAAGTGATTACTTACGTGGCTCCAGCCGACTCAGCTTTTTACACATGAAATTCCCATTTTACAACCAGATAGGTgagaaattaccaaaatacccagGGCTTTCCCTTCCTTCTTCCCTCTCTTGTTCCTTGTCCAAAATATCTTCTCACCATCCCTTAATGAACCCAGCAACACCATAAATATTCTTCCTTCTTTTTCATTCATCAGTCTCAATGAACCCAACAACACCATCGATCTCTTCACCACTGAACCACAAACAGACCCTCCGAATCTGAAACCACTGCCATCAGAGCCATAATCAAAACAAATCCATACAAACACCACCCTCTGATTCTGTTATGCACAACCAGATTTAATCTCTTTCCAATGTTGGTTGACTTGTGTCACTTTTGTTGCCATAACGAAGCCATAATcagaaaaacaacaacaaattaacAATATCCACAATATCAAAACGTAGAAAAATCAATAGAGATAATAACAATTACAAACATGTTTGTGTAAACATAAGAGGATTCAATGATAGATAAGATTCGAAGGAGACTAAGGAGCTCGATGGCGACGTCGATTGTGCCGATTTCTAAGGAGCGCTTGATTTGGCGAATGATGAGACGTGAGTGGTAAGAGGAATAGGAAGGAAATGAATAAGGAGAAGGTGTGTAGATGAGTATTCAATTAGGTTCTCCAATTTGGCAAATTTGATTACCAGAGAATCTAGAGCTTCCCAATTCATCGGTGTTGATTCCATTGCTTTTGTATAAATTATCTATCGAGAAGTTTATTTTGTGGGattgtgaaagaaaaagaagaactggctttttattttattttcctaagGACAGAAGAATAGGGCGGACAGGGAAGAAAGAAGATAGTGGTATTTTGGTCTTTCCTTATGTGCATGGATATGTTAATGGCAAAATGGTCATTTCAGGTGGAAAATCCAGAGTCATCAATCCCCTTTCCCAGTCAGCTTCAGCTACGTCATCGCCACATTAGTAATCATGTGCCACATAAGCACTCAAACGTGATTAGGaccaaaaattaaatgattagTAATTGCATGGAAAttttggaaggattagtaagtaCAGAGACTAAAATTCAAACAAACCCTATTTGCTGGGACTatagacatatttaagcctaaaatcaaataaattttactcTAAATATAcctctttaaataaaaatttcattcgATTCAAAATTCAATAGACAAAATACATATGTATACATATGTAGAAAAGCAATTAAAGTGATTGTTACTACAAAATCACAGTCATTGAGATTCGTCCAACTTACATTTCTCTTTTTACTTTTTGTGATATAGGTCATAcataaattccttaaaaaaaaaggtcttacataaatattaattaaagaaaattttcttggtgatttatatgatatattttgtcttCCTGAATTTAAATCAGgaaattatatgtatatatatacttGATTTAATCAAATTACCACATAattgtgaaatattttttaccatatacctgattaatttttttaaggacaacatacctaattaaataaatttatttttatctgcTCACACTTACTATTTGAcatattttcaaatcaaatcagctttattttataattttttaaatacaaatttcattctattaaaattaatataattaaaaagtttcaaaaatatattttcttttgacagAAAAAGTTTCAAACACACCCTATATTTGGCCATCACCATGAGGAGTTCATAGGGTGCTCTCAAAATTCAGGACTATGCATGAATCGAAGAAGACCAAGAAAATTATGAACC
Proteins encoded in this window:
- the LOC11438696 gene encoding agamous-like MADS-box protein AGL80, with amino-acid sequence MTRKKVKLTFIVNDAAQKATYKKRKNNLLKKVDELSTLCGIEACAIVQGPHEPQPHIWPSSWGVHRVLSKFRTMPELEKNKKMMNQETFMRQRVLKAKEKVEKLRKGNREQEMTMIMFQCLN
- the LOC11439625 gene encoding pentatricopeptide repeat-containing protein At3g57430, chloroplastic: MVVDMSSFTQPLLLPYPSSIHTPNKHHSPPTSSSAITTTTTTTTTVAAEPRLPSEWVSHLRSQTQSSSTFHQAISTYTNMVTAGVPPDNFAFPAVLKATAGIQDLNLGKQLHAHVFKFGQALPTAVPNSLVNMYGKCGDIDAARRVFDEITNRDDVSWNSMINAACRFEEWELAVHLFRLMLLENVGPTSFTLVSVAHACSNLINGLLLGKQVHAFVLRNGDWRTFTNNALVTMYAKLGRVYEAKTLFDVFDDKDLVSWNTIISSLSQNDRFEEALLYLHVMLQSGVRPNGVTLASVLPACSHLEMLGCGKEIHAFVLMNNDLIENSFVGCALVDMYCNCKQPEKGRLVFDGMFRRTIAVWNAMIAGYVRNEFDYEAIELFVEMVFELGLSPNSVTLSSVLPACVRCESFLDKEGIHSCVVKWGFEKDKYVQNALMDMYSRMGRIEIARSIFGSMNRKDIVSWNTMITGYVVCGRHDDALNLLHDMQRGQAEHRINTFDDYEDNKNFPLKPNSVTLMTVLPGCAALAALGKGKEIHAYAVKQMLSKDVAVGSALVDMYAKCGCLNLSRTVFEQMSVRNVITWNVLIMAYGMHGKGEEALKLFRRMVEEGDNNREIRPNEVTYIAIFASLSHSGMVDEGLNLFYTMKAKHGIEPTSDHYACLVDLLGRSGQIEEAYNLIKTMPSNMKKVDAWSSLLGACKIHQNLEIGEIAAKNLFVLDPNVASYYVLLSNIYSSAGLWDQAIDVRKKMKEKGVRKEPGCSWIEHGDEVHKFLAGDVSHPQSKEVHEYLETLSLRMKKEGYVPDTSCVLHNVGEEEKETMLCGHSERLAIAFGLLNTSPGTTIRVAKNLRVCNDCHVATKFISKIVDREIILRDVRRFHHFRNGTCSCGDYW